Below is a window of Neochlamydia sp. AcF84 DNA.
TAGGCGCGGAAAAACGCTTTGAAAAATACCGGCTTTTAATATCTCTGTAAGGCCTTAACTAACGATAAAAAGATTATTTAAAAATCACAAATTTAAGGGATAAAGAAAGGTAGATGTACCGCTGTAGTCATTAGCGCTCTTAAAATTTTTTTAAGGGGTAACTTCAGTTTCATATCTCGGGATTATCCTTAATTTCTCCGCCTCTAACTTTATACCTTCTCTTTAGAAAATTTAAGGCCCTTAAACTTAGGGCTCATTCTTTGATTTTACAGCCTTAATTTAAACGGCTACACAAAAATTAAGAGAGAGGAGGGGGATAAAAAGCAAAAGTCCACAGAAAAAGGCTTTATTGAAATCAATGAGCTCTAGCTTCTTAATTTTAATGATGATTAATTAAAAATAAACTCGGGTAACTGGCCAAAAAAATTTAATCGTTAAGCGAGAATAGAATGATATTAAAAGCTTATCAGCAAAAAAAGACATTAAAAAAAGCTTCTATCCCTATGCCAGAGGTGTCTGTAGACCCTTCTTGCTGCTTACCCATTTTTTGTATCCAAAAACATGCAGCTTCTCATTTACATTATGATTTTAGAATCGAATGTCAAGGCGTGCTTATAAGCTGGGCTATCCCCAAGGGTCCTTCCCTTAATCCTTACAATAAACGCTTAGCCATTCGTGTAGAAGACCATCCCTTAGCTTATCGTCATTTTGAAGGAGTTATTCCTCCAGGGAATTATGGAGCAGGAGAAGTGGTTCTTTGGGATGAAGGAATCTACACTTTAGCGGGATTGAAGGCTAAGAAGGATATTGAGAATGCTTGCTTAAAAGGTTTAGAAAAGGGCCACTTAGAGATAGAGTTGCATGGCCATAAATTAAAAGGCGGTTTTGTCTTGCAGCAATGGAAAAAAGAAAAAGATAAAAATTGGTTATTGATTAAACGTAAAGATCAATATGTGAATTTAAAAATAGATGTGTTAGAGCAGACTCAATCGGTGCGCACTTGCTTTCCTAACACCTTTTAAATAAGCTTTTTTATTAACGAATGATTACAGTAAGAACAGTGAAGAGAGCAAGGATTAGGGAGATCTTGATTAAAGAGTAAGCAATAGCTGGATAAATGCACAAGATAAGGCGCAAAACATACAGCGATCTTCTAAGAAATTGCTTCCTTTTGCAGCTTAACCCAAATTTTGGTAACAGAAAGCGGTCTTATTTGCGTTAGCGATGATAAAGAACGACCCTATTATCGAAAACTAAATAATTCGAGAATAACAAACAATCTTATTCCCAAGGGTGATTATAAAGCTCTTTGTTATTAGCGAATACTGACATTTTCGATAATAAGTGCTAATGTATCCCTATAGCCACCGAGGAATGAATGGACATACTACAATCACCTGCCGGACAAATTATAAAATCTTTAAAGTGGATATAAAGCTTTTGTACCAAATCCACTATCACTCCCATTCAAGTGGAACACCCAAATAGTAAGTGCTTTGTCACGAGCGGATTTTTTATTAGGTAAATTGGCTCGAGAAGGAGGCAAATTGCCCAATCCTCATCTATTAATGCGACCCTTTATTACCCGTGAAGCTGTTCTTTCGAGCAAAATCGAAGGTACTCAAGCAACTATTGGAGAAATACTAGCAGCTAGCGTCGGGATTAGTGTGCAACGAAACCCCGATGATCTTCGGGAAGTGCAAAATTATATTGTAGCCCTCGATTACGGGATAAAACGATTAGGAGATCTTCCTCTGTCATTGAGGCTCATTAAAGAAATTCACCACCATTTATTGCAAGGTGTTAGAGGGTAACATGCAACCCCTGGAGAATTTAGGCGTAGCCAAAACTGGATAGGAACACCAGGTTGTACGCTCAATACGGCCAAATTCATTCCTCCTCCACCAGATCACTTGATGGATTGCTTAGGTGAATTTGAAAAATTTCTACATGAAAGGCAGCTTCCACCTTTAATTCATACTGCCCTATGCCATTATCAATTTGAAGCCATTCATCCATTTTTGGATGGAAATGGACGCATGGGCCGGCTGCTAATTATATTATTGTTGATTGAGCAAAAAATGTTGCCAACACCGATCTTGTACTTAAGTGCCTTTTTTAAAGCTACGCGTGATGAGTACTACAAGCAGCTTTATAACGTGAGTGCTAAAGGTACATGGCATGAATGGTTGATTTATTTTTTGAATGGCATCGCGGTGCAAACTGAAGATGTGTTGTCGCGGGTAGAGAGAATCAATGACTTGTTGAATAAATGGAAAATGCAGGTGGCAAGAAGCACATCTAATGTTCCTGTACTGATTGTAGAACACCTTGCAGTAAACCCCTATCTTATCACGAGCAGAATAGCAGAAGAACTTAAAATCGCTTATAGTACAGCCCAAAGGGGTATACAAAAGCTTGAGGAAGCGAAAATTATCAAACAGATCAACAGTACTAGACGCGATAAAATTTATCGTGCTACAGAAATATTGGCAATTCTTGAAGAAGCTACAAAAATTAATGCGGATTTTCAATGACCTCTTAGGTAAGCTAAGTCCAACTCTTGTTAAAGTTGCAAATGTCCGCGAAACTTCTTTAAATTTTTCCTCTCACTTTTTTTTCTAATTGTGTAATCCGACTCACTTTTATCGGATCTTTTTGGATCCTTATCTGGATGATGATGTAAATAAATTTTTTTATGTGCGTTTTTTATCTCTTTTCTGAAGCGTTTAGTTGTACTCCTAAGATTGCATAAGAGGATGCTTTACCCTTATCCTTTTACACATTATTAAAGAAATTCTAAAGCCCGTAGCTTAAATCCCCATAAGAGAGAATTGTTGGATCTATTTATCAAGGATTAAACGGATGTTAAGCTGGATTAATAAGGCAAAAGAGAGATTTTAAGCTATCCTTATACGCTTTTGAGCCACTCTTTATGTAATCATATGCTTAATAAAAAGCTTGTTTTTACGGATAGAAGCAGCCTGGGAAAAGGCTAATTTCTTTTTTGGTTATGCAGATGCAATTTCTTTAAAAGGTATTATTTTCGAACTTGGAATTGAAAGATAAAAAGGCGATCATAGCACTGTGTGAGCTCTTTGATAAGCTTATAGTACTTGCTTGATCATTTCAAGGTCGGAAGAGGTAGGATTCGAACCCACGGACCCCGTGAAGGGCCTTCTGTTTTCAAGACAGACGCAATCGGCCACTCTGCCACTCTTCCTTAAAATCTGAAGGGTATCTTATAGCTGATAGAAAGTTATTTGTGCAAGTTAAATATTTGAAAATCAGCGATTCTAAATTTAAGTGGGGAGACACCTTTTTATGGAAAGGGATTTTATTAGATTTAAAAAAAAGCTGCTTTGCTAAAGAGGGGAGCCATCGATACCTGCTGGCAAGTTTTACCTTTTGATTTTAAAATTTTCTCTCGCTCTTATTTTTAACTTTGATTTTCTTAAACTACAATTAATCGCTTAAAGCATGGGTTTAAAGAAACTTTCCTCCTCATCTATTAGAGGTAATAACCAAGATAGGGCTGGCTTAAATCCTCTTTACTTTAAGGGGAAGAGATTTTAGTTAAATGGAGACCGTTTTTATCTCTTTAAAGTTGAAAATGCTGTTTTATTCCTTTGGAACACATTTTAATAAGTTTTCGCTTATCTTAAAGTTTCGCAGCTGAGGTAGTAGGCTACTTATTGAGGACGGAAGAAGGGTAAGGGGGTTATTGTCTAAGTAAAGCTCTTGTAGCTGAGGGAGCTGACCTATCTCTTCCGGAAGACCCTCCAGGTGGTTGTCATTTAAATAGAGGATCTGTAGCTGAGTTAGGTTACCTAGGGAAATAGGAAGGCAGGTAAGTTGATTATTGTCTAAGTAGAGCTCTTCTAACTTAGAAAGTTGACCTATTTCTTCCGGCAGAGAAGTGAGCTGATTGTGGCTTAAATAAAGGGTGTATAGCTGAGAGAGACGACCTATTTCTGAAGGAAGGAGTGTGAGTTGGTTATTGTTTAAGCGAAGCCAGCGTAGTTGAGCAAGCTGGCCGATTTTGGAAGAAAGGAAAGTAAGTTTGTTATTGCTTATATTTAAATCCTGTAAATTTGAGAGTTGCTCTATCTCAGGCGGAAGAAAGGCGAAATCATTTCTCTCCAAATCAAGCCATTGCAGCTGAGAGAGCTGACCTATTGATTGAGGAAGTGTGTTTAGCTGGTTGTCCATTAAATAAAGAGTGTGCAGCTGGGGCAGCTGTTCTAGCTTAATTGAAAGAGAAGTTAATTGATTGCTGTTTAAGCAAAGCCACTGTAGGCAAGAGAGCTGTGTTATCTCCGGTGGAAGAGAGGTAAGCTTGTTATCATTTAAGTTAAGCCATTTCAGGTGAGATAACTGTCCTAAACCAGCAGGAAGGGTGTTGAGACGATTGCTGCTTAAGTTAAGATTTTGGAGTTCAAATAGCTTGCTGATCTCGGCCGGGAGAGTGGTCAGTTGGTTTTCGCTTAAGTAAAGGATATGAAGCTGAGACAGCTGTCCTATGTCGGGAGGTAAATAGGTCAATCCACTGAGATTTAAATCTAAATGCTTAATATTTTTTTTATGATTTTTAATCCATCTTCTAAAAAGCTCTGCTTTTTCTTCTAGAGGTAACTGCTTGACTTTTTCTTGGTTTAAGAATTCCTCTCCACCAGGGATTTCTTTCCAAATTAAAAGACGATTAATATTCAAGAGATAAGAAAAATAATTACTTAAAGTGAAAGCTTTTTTTTCTTCAGTTTTCTCTTTAAACTCGAAAGGGGAGAGAGAGGCAGCTAAGATAAAAACTTGATGGAAAATTGTGCTTACCTTTTTTACTACAGGAAGATTTTCTTCTATTTGGTAAAGCTTATTGAGAATACAAGTGGGGATGCTATCATATCTTGAACTTGAAGGAAAATGAAGCTTAATTATTCCTTGGTATAAAGAAGGCATGACTTCAGTAGTTAAAAGATGTTGCCAGCGTCTACAAACACTAAACAAAGAGGGTGTAGCACAATGCCCTAAAATAGGAATTAGTACTTCATTAGGAAGCCTTTCAATCGGGCTAGAAAAGATTGGATTCATGGCATCCTGTCTTTAAGGTTATTTGTAGGTCTTTAACTTTTTTATAGTGGTCTCCTAGGCTATTTGACGTTCCTTCTCATCTTCTCTTTTAGACACTAAAAAGTGAATCATAAAATAGCTTCCAAGTGAGCCTATGAGAAGCATAAGTTTTAGTAAAATCGCTTGTGAAGATTTGCTAAAATCGACTTTATAGATCTGTGAAATTATAAATGCTTTTATATTTATCGTACAAATACTCAATATAAGCCTTCTCGTTAAACTCTTTTTTTGTTACAAGCTTTAGCAACTTCTTGCTATCATATTGCCTGCCATAACGATGAACATGCAAATTAAGCCATTCTTTTATAAATAGTAAGTCTCCTTTAGACACCTGTTCTTGCCAATCAGGATGTTGTTTTTCAAAAGCGGAAAAAAGATGAGAGGCAAATAGATTACCTAAGGTATAGGTAGGGAAATAGCCGAAAGAACCTGTTGACCAATGAATATCTTGAAGGCATCCTTCGGCAGGATTGGAGGGCGTTAAATTCAAGAGCTCTTGCATCTTAGCATTCCATGCCTCAGGTATTTCATCGACTGATAAAGAGCCTTCAATGAGTGCTTTTTCTAGCTCAAAGCGCAAAATGATATGTAAGCTATAGGTAACTTCATCAGCTTCCACACGAATCAATGAGGGTTCCACCTTATTAATTGCTTTATAAAATGAAGCTATTGGAATTTTTTCTAATTGGTGAGGAAAATTTTTTTGTAATAAAGGAAAGAAATGCTTCCAAAAAGCTTTGCTTTGTCCAATGCGAGTTTCCCACCATCTCGATTGGCTTTCATGTAACCCTAAAGAAACAGCTTCTCCTAACGGGCTTCCATAATGTTCTGAAAGCAATCCCATTTCATATAATCCATGACCCGCTTCGTGCATAATAGCCGAAATGCTGCTCATTAATGAATGAGGGTGAAGGCGAGTGGTGATCCGACTATCAGTAGGATGGCTGGCAGAAGAGAAGGGATGAGAGGATATATCAAGCCGCCCTCTAGTCTGATCATAGCCTATAGCGTTCATCAACTGCTGTCCAAATTCTAGCTGTTTTTCGGGATCAAAGTTTCCAAATAGAAAACTATTGCCTATCTTTTTAGAAGAGCTGATTTTTTTTAAAAGATTTGTGATGGGGGGCTGTAAATTTGCAAAGAGAGTGGAAACTTCCGCGGTAGAAGTGTGAGGTTCGTAAAGGTCTAGTAAGGCATCATAAGGGTGATCTTGATAGCCTAGTAAATCTGCTTTTTTGCGATTCATGTAAATGATTTTTTCTAAATAGGGGGCTAAAATAGAAAAATTGTTTTGCTGTTTAGCGGTACGCCAGGCCATGATGGCTTGAGACGTAGTAGCAGTAAACTCTTCTACAAAATTGGCACTAAGACATTTTTCTTGTTGGTAGTCTCTTCTCCAAACTTGCAAAGCAGCTTTTTGCTGAGCACTTAATCCTTTAGCAATTATTTTACCTGTATTGAGCTCGATAAGCTTTGCAAGAGATTTGGCAAATGCAGGAGAGGTCTTGGACTTGTGAATAATTCCTGCCAGCACTTTTAGCTGCTCAGAGCGAATAGCGGAGGCGGCGTGAGGCATATAAGTCTCTTGATCCCAGTCTAATATAGACGTTATTCCACTTAAAATTCGACTATAACGGGATTTTTCATGCAAGACCTCATAATCTTTTTGTGCTTGAGCAGATGTCATAGTTCCTACTTTGAATTCTTTAAAGGTTTGACTTTAGCATGCAAGAGGCTTTTTTTGCTAACGACATTGGAAAATCCATAGCGGAAAAAGCGAGCTCTAATAATAAAAATTTTTGTTGCTTGTTGAAGAGTACCTTCAGTAAAACCTTACCTGCTTAAAAAGTAGAGTTGGTTTTAGTAAAGTACTGAGTAACTTGGATCTAAAGTTAACTTATCTCCTATACGGGCTCAATGGCTTTATAGTAAGCTAAAGGCTATCTCTCTTTTATGTTTTTCTAAACAGCTATGCATGTCTTTAACATATTAAGTAATAAAGAAACAAGCCCTGGCAGCTACAAATTAAAATGCTGTTTTATTTCCTCCGAAATATCCTGGAGTAGATTTTCATCCAAATTAAGAGCTAACCATTTAGATAACCGCGTGATCTCTATAGGAAGGGAGGTTAGCTGATTGTGTTCTAAGTTAAGGTCTTCTAGCTGGAATATTTGCCCTATTTCTGCAGGAAGAGTAGTAAGCTGGTTGTTATTTAAGGAAAGCGTTCGCAGCTGAGAAAGCTGCCTTATTTCTATAGGAAGGGCAGTGAGTTGGTTATAATTTAGCTCTAGGTATTCCAATGAAAATAACTCTCCTAGGGTGGGGGAAAGGGAGGTAAGTTGGTTATTGTTTAAGTAGAGTATTTGCAGGTGAGAAAGTTGCCCTATCTCTACGGGAAGGGTGGTAAGCTGGTTGTTATTTAAAGAAAGCGTTCGCAGCTGAGAAAGGTGGCTAATTTCTAAAGGAAGAGAAGTTAGCTGGTTTCTGTTTAAATAAATGCTTTTTAACTGATGCAGGTCTCCTATTTCTGTAGGAAGAGTGGTAAGTTGGTTATTATTCACGGAAAGCGTTTGCAGCTGAGAAAGTTGCTCTATCTTTGCAGGAAGGAAAGTTAGCTGATTTCTGTCTAAGCATAGCGTTTGCAGGTGTGATAACTGCCTTATCTCTGCTGGTAGGGAGGTGAGGTGGTTGTCATTTAAGTAAAGCTCTTCAAGTTCGACAAATTCTCCTATCTCAGCAGGTAGAGTAGTAAGCTGGTTACTATTTAAGTAAAGGCTTCTTAGCTGAATCAGATGCCCTATTTCTTTAGGAAGGGAGGTAAGTTGGTTGTTATTTAAGTAAAGCTTTTGTAACTGACTTAATCTTCCTATTGCGCTGGGAAAAGTGAGGATCTGATTGTTGGTTAAGTCAAGGCTCCATAGCTGAGAAAGCTGTCCTATTTCGGCAGGAAGAGTGGTGAGCTGGTTGTTGCTTAAGCCAAGGAGTTGCAGTTGTGTTAGCTGACCTATCTTTGCAGGGATTATGGTAAGCTGGTTGTTGCTTAAGTCGAGCTCCTGTAGCTGAGGCAACAGTCCTATCTCAGCAGGAAGAAAGGTAAGCTGGTTATTCTGTAGGAAAAGATACTGCAGCTTGGATAGCTGTCCTATTTCTAAAGGTAAGAAAGTTAAGCCACTTCTTTCTAGATCTAATAGAGTAATATTTTTGCTATACCTTTCAATCCATTCTCTAAAAAGCTCTCCTTTTTTTGCTAAAGGCAAATGTTTAATTTTCTCTTGGTTTAAGTATTCCATTCCTCCTTCAAGTCTTTTCCATATTAAGAGGCGATTAACATTTATGAGATAAGAGAAGTAATTAGTCAAAGTAAAATGTTGCTTTTTCTCTGTTATTCCTTTGAAATCTAAAGGAGAAAGAGTGCTAACCTGAGTAAAGAGCTTTTTAAAGATTTTATTTATCTTTTCTAGCTTAGAGAGCTTAGTTTCTAGTTTATAAAGTTTATCTAAAATACGAGCTTGTTCAATAGCATTCCCTTCAGGAAAATGAATTTTACCTATTTGCTTATAAAGAGAGGGCATTACCTCGGTAGCTAGTAGATGATGCCATTTTATGCAAACGCTAGCTAAAGAAGGGCTAGCGCAACCCCTTAAAATAAGGGTGAGTATTTCATTAGGCAGGTGTTCAAGAGCAGTGGAGCTAGGGCTCATTTTATTACTTCTTTAAATTGTAGGCAATTTTAGTGGTGGCATTTTATAGGAAAGAATAAAGTCTTAAGTGGTTCTGAAGATATTTATTTTAAAAGAGGAAATTTTTTCTTAAATTTCTCTGGGTTTTTAAAGAGGGGCCCGGCCAAGTTTAAAAT
It encodes the following:
- a CDS encoding DNA polymerase ligase N-terminal domain-containing protein; the encoded protein is MILKAYQQKKTLKKASIPMPEVSVDPSCCLPIFCIQKHAASHLHYDFRIECQGVLISWAIPKGPSLNPYNKRLAIRVEDHPLAYRHFEGVIPPGNYGAGEVVLWDEGIYTLAGLKAKKDIENACLKGLEKGHLEIELHGHKLKGGFVLQQWKKEKDKNWLLIKRKDQYVNLKIDVLEQTQSVRTCFPNTF
- a CDS encoding Fic/DOC family N-terminal domain-containing protein → MPNPHLLMRPFITREAVLSSKIEGTQATIGEILAASVGISVQRNPDDLREVQNYIVALDYGIKRLGDLPLSLRLIKEIHHHLLQGVRG
- a CDS encoding Fic family protein, producing MGTPGCTLNTAKFIPPPPDHLMDCLGEFEKFLHERQLPPLIHTALCHYQFEAIHPFLDGNGRMGRLLIILLLIEQKMLPTPILYLSAFFKATRDEYYKQLYNVSAKGTWHEWLIYFLNGIAVQTEDVLSRVERINDLLNKWKMQVARSTSNVPVLIVEHLAVNPYLITSRIAEELKIAYSTAQRGIQKLEEAKIIKQINSTRRDKIYRATEILAILEEATKINADFQ
- a CDS encoding leucine-rich repeat domain-containing protein encodes the protein MNPIFSSPIERLPNEVLIPILGHCATPSLFSVCRRWQHLLTTEVMPSLYQGIIKLHFPSSSRYDSIPTCILNKLYQIEENLPVVKKVSTIFHQVFILAASLSPFEFKEKTEEKKAFTLSNYFSYLLNINRLLIWKEIPGGEEFLNQEKVKQLPLEEKAELFRRWIKNHKKNIKHLDLNLSGLTYLPPDIGQLSQLHILYLSENQLTTLPAEISKLFELQNLNLSSNRLNTLPAGLGQLSHLKWLNLNDNKLTSLPPEITQLSCLQWLCLNSNQLTSLSIKLEQLPQLHTLYLMDNQLNTLPQSIGQLSQLQWLDLERNDFAFLPPEIEQLSNLQDLNISNNKLTFLSSKIGQLAQLRWLRLNNNQLTLLPSEIGRLSQLYTLYLSHNQLTSLPEEIGQLSKLEELYLDNNQLTCLPISLGNLTQLQILYLNDNHLEGLPEEIGQLPQLQELYLDNNPLTLLPSSISSLLPQLRNFKISENLLKCVPKE
- a CDS encoding carboxypeptidase M32, producing MTSAQAQKDYEVLHEKSRYSRILSGITSILDWDQETYMPHAASAIRSEQLKVLAGIIHKSKTSPAFAKSLAKLIELNTGKIIAKGLSAQQKAALQVWRRDYQQEKCLSANFVEEFTATTSQAIMAWRTAKQQNNFSILAPYLEKIIYMNRKKADLLGYQDHPYDALLDLYEPHTSTAEVSTLFANLQPPITNLLKKISSSKKIGNSFLFGNFDPEKQLEFGQQLMNAIGYDQTRGRLDISSHPFSSASHPTDSRITTRLHPHSLMSSISAIMHEAGHGLYEMGLLSEHYGSPLGEAVSLGLHESQSRWWETRIGQSKAFWKHFFPLLQKNFPHQLEKIPIASFYKAINKVEPSLIRVEADEVTYSLHIILRFELEKALIEGSLSVDEIPEAWNAKMQELLNLTPSNPAEGCLQDIHWSTGSFGYFPTYTLGNLFASHLFSAFEKQHPDWQEQVSKGDLLFIKEWLNLHVHRYGRQYDSKKLLKLVTKKEFNEKAYIEYLYDKYKSIYNFTDL
- a CDS encoding leucine-rich repeat domain-containing protein — translated: MSPSSTALEHLPNEILTLILRGCASPSLASVCIKWHHLLATEVMPSLYKQIGKIHFPEGNAIEQARILDKLYKLETKLSKLEKINKIFKKLFTQVSTLSPLDFKGITEKKQHFTLTNYFSYLINVNRLLIWKRLEGGMEYLNQEKIKHLPLAKKGELFREWIERYSKNITLLDLERSGLTFLPLEIGQLSKLQYLFLQNNQLTFLPAEIGLLPQLQELDLSNNQLTIIPAKIGQLTQLQLLGLSNNQLTTLPAEIGQLSQLWSLDLTNNQILTFPSAIGRLSQLQKLYLNNNQLTSLPKEIGHLIQLRSLYLNSNQLTTLPAEIGEFVELEELYLNDNHLTSLPAEIRQLSHLQTLCLDRNQLTFLPAKIEQLSQLQTLSVNNNQLTTLPTEIGDLHQLKSIYLNRNQLTSLPLEISHLSQLRTLSLNNNQLTTLPVEIGQLSHLQILYLNNNQLTSLSPTLGELFSLEYLELNYNQLTALPIEIRQLSQLRTLSLNNNQLTTLPAEIGQIFQLEDLNLEHNQLTSLPIEITRLSKWLALNLDENLLQDISEEIKQHFNL